A single window of Paenibacillus sp. SYP-B4298 DNA harbors:
- a CDS encoding histidine kinase translates to MTWTAFLHQRRRWWLAAAIILFISLVTLVYSTKFWIEPTFPSEHPQAINGVMELREPLNDQEVVPLTGEWRLYPHQFLSPEQVDWNAAAPVALTIPGGGWDEALGSSLGRGTYALEIRLAEAEQLISLKTISIRMAYRLYVNNQLVDQRGTLSDVGEARAENYPSRSYIAVDSKVVRLVIQIENLDYGEKGGIVAPIMMGTPLAMDNYSFVTVGFDIFRTLSYLLGGIMFLCFYFMWPSRKYPLYIGGHLLALSLFAMTHGEKVLGQWLPSIPYQLFLMLQFISVLVGTYTISVYVHKLYPSRSGARLKQIITYSCIAIGLIGLLVPYRIISQYDSVFGIPVLVAYCHGAYRFWLAAYQKRDNALLCFFTSLHFIILFVNHSLSINGLLSNNAFPPWDAITFMLLQLMLIGKRFANVSKRTEQLSRKIVEVSEAKQVFIRQNAYRLQEPLYKADKLIELVLEQTTAPGGKLLNSLENARMLILQQLDHVHDLVDWVDLREARSTERSPMLVKESLRSVFRNLSYMPECKGVELRQELELDFHVALGDESRFRHVVRKLVVASVEPGSVVLATAERLTDGQLVLRISIANAALSAEEAGRLMRMDVHQKASYQSRAMHLIMAYQWMQQLGGELSACPSARSEELVYELVFGSVQTGSKHPVAQMFAGDGELGDEHDHAARNESAASEESFQQQARIMIITKDEVNRDIVTAILSGHAYEMLHFTSTHAALKQVMKQQLPDLILCDQLVEGRSGIELCAQIRRSYSSAVLPFLLIVSPLEPQERLAAFRADVNDIVVFPFEASELRGRVRNIISMKQSMETAVQMEQAFLQAQIKPHFLYNAMNSILSLSYSDVAKARQVIFDLSAYLRYSFDFGNTKRSVPLRQEMELVEAYLNIESVRFGSRLHYDLDWDEQIVAQIPPLTLQPIVENAVRHGIAPTVAGGSIRISIRKSDEHVIAVIADDGAGIDEQRLAQIRKDELQGGHVGLLNIRKRLNRLSATMTIESRLGEGTRVTLTLPIRKGEQT, encoded by the coding sequence ATGACATGGACAGCCTTCTTGCATCAGCGCAGACGATGGTGGCTGGCTGCAGCTATTATCCTGTTCATTTCTTTGGTCACACTCGTATATTCAACGAAATTCTGGATTGAACCTACCTTCCCAAGCGAGCATCCGCAGGCCATAAATGGTGTGATGGAGCTGCGCGAGCCACTGAATGACCAGGAGGTTGTTCCCTTGACGGGCGAGTGGAGATTATATCCCCATCAGTTCCTGTCCCCGGAGCAGGTGGACTGGAATGCTGCGGCTCCTGTGGCATTGACCATACCTGGAGGCGGCTGGGATGAAGCACTGGGATCTTCGCTCGGACGCGGCACTTACGCGCTGGAGATTCGACTGGCAGAGGCTGAACAGTTGATCTCGCTTAAGACCATATCGATCCGCATGGCCTACCGGCTCTATGTGAATAACCAACTGGTTGATCAGCGCGGAACGCTGTCAGATGTGGGGGAAGCTCGTGCAGAGAATTATCCGAGCCGAAGCTATATTGCGGTCGATTCGAAGGTCGTTCGACTCGTCATCCAGATCGAGAATCTGGACTATGGCGAGAAGGGCGGCATTGTAGCTCCGATTATGATGGGTACGCCGCTGGCGATGGATAACTATTCCTTCGTGACGGTCGGCTTCGATATATTCCGCACACTCAGCTATCTGCTTGGCGGCATTATGTTTCTCTGCTTCTATTTTATGTGGCCCAGTCGCAAGTACCCGCTGTATATCGGCGGGCATCTGCTGGCGCTGTCCTTGTTCGCCATGACCCATGGCGAGAAGGTGCTAGGCCAGTGGCTGCCAAGCATTCCCTATCAACTGTTTCTCATGCTGCAGTTTATTTCGGTGCTGGTTGGTACCTATACCATATCTGTCTATGTGCATAAGCTGTATCCGTCCCGCAGCGGAGCGCGGCTCAAGCAGATCATTACCTATAGCTGCATTGCAATCGGGCTGATAGGGCTCCTGGTTCCCTACCGAATTATTAGTCAGTATGATTCTGTATTCGGTATTCCGGTGTTAGTTGCCTATTGCCATGGTGCTTATCGATTCTGGCTGGCAGCCTATCAGAAGCGGGATAATGCGCTGCTCTGCTTCTTTACCTCCTTGCACTTCATTATCTTGTTTGTGAATCATTCGCTAAGCATTAATGGACTGCTCTCCAACAATGCTTTCCCGCCATGGGATGCCATTACATTTATGCTGCTGCAGTTAATGCTGATCGGCAAGAGGTTTGCCAATGTATCGAAGCGCACGGAGCAGCTCTCACGCAAAATTGTGGAGGTTAGTGAAGCTAAGCAGGTATTCATCCGCCAGAACGCCTATCGGCTTCAGGAGCCGCTGTATAAGGCAGACAAGCTGATTGAGCTTGTACTGGAGCAGACTACTGCTCCTGGGGGGAAGCTGCTAAATTCGCTGGAAAATGCACGCATGCTCATCCTTCAGCAGCTTGATCACGTGCATGATCTTGTGGATTGGGTGGATCTGCGCGAGGCCAGGAGTACGGAGCGCTCTCCGATGCTAGTGAAGGAGAGTCTGCGCAGCGTATTTCGCAATCTCAGCTATATGCCGGAATGCAAGGGCGTGGAGCTGCGGCAGGAGCTGGAGCTGGACTTCCACGTAGCGCTTGGCGACGAGAGCCGCTTCCGCCATGTAGTACGCAAGCTGGTTGTCGCCTCAGTAGAGCCAGGATCTGTCGTACTGGCTACCGCAGAGCGTCTGACAGATGGTCAGCTTGTGCTGCGTATCTCCATTGCAAACGCAGCTTTATCTGCAGAGGAAGCGGGCAGGCTGATGCGAATGGATGTGCATCAGAAGGCCTCCTACCAATCCCGAGCGATGCATCTCATTATGGCCTACCAATGGATGCAGCAGCTCGGGGGTGAGCTGTCTGCCTGCCCATCTGCCCGGTCAGAGGAGCTTGTCTACGAGCTGGTGTTCGGAAGTGTCCAGACGGGCAGCAAGCATCCGGTTGCCCAGATGTTCGCAGGCGATGGAGAGCTCGGAGACGAACATGATCATGCGGCAAGAAACGAGAGTGCAGCGTCCGAGGAGTCATTTCAGCAACAGGCGCGCATTATGATTATTACAAAGGATGAGGTCAATCGCGACATCGTCACAGCGATTCTGAGCGGCCATGCCTATGAGATGCTTCACTTCACATCGACGCACGCGGCACTAAAGCAGGTGATGAAGCAGCAGCTCCCGGACTTGATTTTATGTGACCAGTTAGTGGAGGGACGGAGCGGGATCGAGCTATGTGCCCAGATTCGCCGATCGTATTCATCTGCTGTGCTGCCGTTTCTGCTCATCGTGTCGCCGCTGGAGCCACAAGAGCGGCTGGCGGCGTTCCGGGCGGATGTGAATGACATCGTTGTCTTTCCGTTTGAGGCAAGCGAGCTTCGCGGCCGCGTGCGCAATATTATCTCGATGAAGCAGTCGATGGAGACCGCTGTCCAGATGGAGCAGGCTTTCCTGCAAGCCCAGATCAAGCCGCACTTTTTGTATAATGCGATGAATTCCATTCTGTCTCTATCGTACAGTGATGTTGCCAAGGCACGGCAGGTTATTTTTGATTTGTCGGCATATCTGCGCTACAGCTTCGACTTTGGCAATACGAAGCGCTCGGTGCCGCTGCGTCAGGAGATGGAGCTGGTCGAAGCGTATCTCAATATTGAAAGTGTCCGGTTCGGAAGCAGGCTGCACTATGATCTGGACTGGGATGAGCAGATCGTAGCTCAGATTCCGCCGCTGACGCTGCAGCCGATTGTGGAGAACGCGGTGCGACATGGCATTGCGCCAACGGTAGCCGGCGGTTCGATACGGATCAGCATACGCAAGTCCGATGAACATGTCATCGCTGTCATCGCTGATGACGGTGCAGGCATAGATGAGCAGCGACTGGCGCAGATTCGCAAGGACGAGCTTCAGGGCGGCCATGTCGGCCTATTAAATATCCGCAAACGGCTAAATCGGCTGTCGGCTACGATGACGATCGAGAGCAGGCTGGGAGAGGGAACGAGAGTCACCTTGACTTTGCCAATTAGAAAAGGAGAGCAAACGTGA
- a CDS encoding ferritin, which produces MNDALHQALNDQMNYEFYSSHVYLAMAAYLSGESLDGFANFFIVQAEEERFHAMKIYQFLNNRGKRATLIGMDTPNNDYNSVLEVFEHGYKHELEVTKRIYHLSDLAMNDREHATIQFLKWFIDEQVEEEALFDSIINKLKRIDKDSNAFFMLDTEFSQRSFTPPAE; this is translated from the coding sequence ATGAATGATGCTTTGCACCAGGCCTTGAATGATCAGATGAACTATGAGTTCTATTCCTCTCATGTATATCTGGCGATGGCGGCTTACCTGTCAGGCGAGAGTCTCGACGGCTTTGCCAACTTCTTCATTGTGCAGGCTGAAGAGGAACGCTTCCATGCGATGAAAATCTATCAGTTCCTGAACAATCGTGGCAAGCGCGCCACCTTGATTGGCATGGATACACCGAATAACGACTACAATTCCGTCCTGGAAGTATTCGAGCATGGCTATAAGCACGAATTGGAAGTGACCAAGCGCATCTATCATTTATCTGACCTGGCCATGAACGACCGCGAGCATGCGACCATTCAATTTTTGAAGTGGTTTATTGACGAGCAGGTGGAAGAGGAAGCTTTGTTTGATTCGATCATTAATAAGCTGAAGCGAATTGACAAGGACAGCAACGCCTTCTTCATGCTGGATACTGAGTTTTCGCAACGTTCGTTCACGCCTCCGGCTGAATAA